The Salvia miltiorrhiza cultivar Shanhuang (shh) chromosome 2, IMPLAD_Smil_shh, whole genome shotgun sequence DNA window tataaatagataagaaAGAATGAGAATTGACGAAatttagaatggagtgattatacgatgccacgtatgataagatttattttgctattatatacgTAGGATTTGTTTTAGCCTCACCCTATATCTATTgcgtgaattattttttatttatgcatGAATTTTTTTGTAGTAGGAATAAAAGATATTTGATTAAATGTAATCTTTCAGTTTTGTGAAGAAGgaataaaatatatttgattaaatGCAATCCCTTCATTTAAGGAAAGGATATTtattaaaatcataaaattactTCTTTACCCTAATATTAAATCTACGGATAATTACCTATTGAAATAGGATTGCAAATCTCCGTTGATTTATTAAAATCTGAGGACCTAtaatggtttttattttatagaCTTACTTTGGTTTTTGttttagcctatatatatattctagagataatagggccgaatggccctactgggcatacaaaatcaaattttagcctcaaatcttaaaacatcaaattttagccattaattaggcggaatgcctaatttgcccttcCATCTCCAACCCATCTCCAACCAAGTAACAGTACGTGTGATCCAAGcttccctcctctctctctctctctcgcgcgCCCTCTCTTTcgcgctctctctcttccgcgTCATTGATGAACGGCAGAAATCGGTCGTGATTCCGGCGGCGTGcttccctcctctctctctcttccgcgtCGATGAAGAGCAGAAATCGATCGCGATTCTAATTCCGGTGGCATGCTTCCCTCCTtcctcggcggcggcggtggatctgatctgatgaggcggcgacggtggatctgatctgatcgttgcgccgcctcctccatcggcagatctgatctccgcctccttcgatttcagccatcgactgatctgatctgatctgatctgtgctgcacgtatggcacttatggcactaatagtgccataagtgccataagtgcacacttccccctagggtttagatattccatttagggtttagattattcatttggggtttagatgttccatttagggtttagatgttccatttagggtttaaatgatgttgttgtttctgtatttgtgctgatgaccattttacttagttttattttgaatttcgttggcacttatggcactaatagtgccataagtgcctaacccgacccggcacgcgacccgcgtgcctgatcctacccagtccgcctcattaagggcaaaaacgtccaaatcaataaaaatggccaaaatttgtgttttttcaatgtgtggccataaattgtgttttatgcttcattttggctacttcaaaattttactctatattCTATCGGGCTCTTAATGCACCAAATGACCAAATATTTCTTCTCCGAACATTTTAGTGAAATATACTGCATCTTCATGTTCAGTTTGAACTTTCAACTAAACGAAGATGATATGAAACATGCTAATATATTACAAATGTTGATTATGTTACTACTCCCAGAACTAGCATATGTACATATAGGCCAGAACCCTGCTATGTTGGAAACTACATGATCATTGAATTTCATTGTcttacataaaaatatttatgatgCATCTTCCTCTTCCATCAAGCATATGCTAAACATTTCTATCTCTTCTAGCAACTGCTTCTTTCTACTTTGAGACCTCTCACAGTCAGAATGCCACCGAGAAGACACAAGACCAATAAGAAAGGCACGCATCCTGCCTATGTGATCTTGGTTAGCGCCTACATTGATCTCCAATTGATTTTCGGTGACCCCATCTTCAATTTCATCCATGTACGCGTGATTCCTACATGCCTGAAAGACCTCATGCGATGTTAGGATCCTAAAGAATATAGGAGCATATGATCATCAAGGGGGTGTAGTTGGATACCTGGAAAACTCGAGTCAGATCGGCAATATGAGTGGAATTGAGATGACCAGAACACAGAAGCTCCCGAAATAAAGACACTAATTCAATGGTTAGATTAGTCGTGCTTAAATTTTGAATGATGTTTCCTATGGATGAATCATCGAACACTTTAGTCATCCAAGGAGATCCCCTACTGTGCTTTAGCAATGCAACTGCAACATTAGAAGCGGGCTTGTGATGAATCATCAACGATTTTGTCAGAGTTGGAGCAGACAAAGACATCACAAGCTCCTGTACTATCAATCTGCACCATCTGTATTTTTCTGGCAACAGTGATTCTATTTTATGTTCTTCCCATGCCATGAGAGTTGACAGACATCGGGAACAATTCAATGCAACTTTGATGTCACCAAAAAATATCAGACCTTCTAATACTGCTGATATTGACAATAGGTAGCCTTCTCTGAACTTCAAATCAACTGGTTTTCTGATTGCATTGTCTTCTAGTCCCATGAACATTTCCAAAAGACAAAATGAAGCAATCATTTTTACTTGAGCAGATCCAAAATGCATTATCTTGCATAGATCAGGGCAACGGATGCTGAGATAGGATTGTGGCTCCACTATACCTTCAGCAAGCAATATTTGCAAATCTATGATATCTGGAAGAGTAGCTCGTACACTGAAATACAAGTGAAGTTAGTATTCAATAAGCAAAAAAGCACAGTGCCTTTTTCCCGCAATAATTAGAAATACGGGTACCTTCTCATGGAGAAAAAGAGTAGCAAAAGCACGAATATGAGAACTTCCCCCGTCTTTGTTCCCTCATCATGATCAAACAGTGTGTGCCCCTTGGAATAAGCTTCAAAGATTGTGGAATTAATAGTTGAGATCAAAGGAACATTAAGAACTATGATCTTAGAAGCCTCGGTTAATGCCTGCTTTGTTGAGTGGTGCAAAATCAGAGAAAGAATTCCAAGTATTGTGATACCTTCTTCAGTCCATCCATCTTCTTCCACAGCCGTGATCAGGTAGTTTATCaactgtaaaattaaaaaagtctAGTTAATGTATTATAAATGTGCATAAGCAACAAACAAGAGTAAATCAGTAAAATTTCATTTACCTTCATGGTGATTCCTACCCAAGTATCATTACTAGACAATGAGTCAGACTGTACTGATTTTAAGATGATAAACACAAGTTGATTCGTGCAGACGAATATTTTAGGTGAAGAGCAAGATGAAAAAGTGTAAATGTTCTGTAGCACACCATCTATTCCATGCATGCAAAACTGATCTGAAGCAGCTGGAGCCATTTCGATTATCTGTGTACATGCCTCCAGAACTGGAATGATGTCATAATCTTGGCAAGAATTTTCGACAAGATCTCCCAGTAAGCATACGAAAATCAATGCAACAAAGTTACCTTCAGACATTATCAACTCAGCAAAGACATGGAGATCCACTGTTTCTTTAGTGTCCTTGTCAAAAACCATGTTTTTATCAATTGAGCTGTTGCGCCTGCAGAACTTGAATATCTGGTTATATAAGAACTTGCAGAGTTTTTCTTGTTGAAATAACCACATCAGTGATGTCAAATGAATCTTCGTAGACAGAGAGTCCCAATCCTTTTCTTCCAATAACTGAAAAAGGATTCTCTCAGCTTCTGGACTGTAAGGCTTTTGGTAGCACATCTTGGCAAAACCCCTGTAAAATCCATACAGATTTACTAATAGCTCTACAGTTACTGAGGCAGAGGCTCCACAGAAGAAATCACCACTGTTAAGTAAAATAAATTGCTCCAGGGAAGATAGTATCAATCTCTCATCAGCAAACCttcaaacaaagaaaaagaaaaactaaaatcaaCTTAATGTTAACAGAGGTAGGGTGGAAGTACAATTTTTATGCAGCTTCACACCTGTCGTTATAGAGAGAGCTAACATACAGTATCATCAGAACTGCAGATTGGCAACAAAACAGCACAGGATTATGGGAACTCTTCTGACCAAGAAGGAATAGCAAATCTGTAGGGTCAGATGGCAAATGGAGAGCAGCATCCCTAATAGGTTGCCCTGAATCAGTCCCTAGGATTACATCCACAATTGAACTGAAGGTCACATACACGCTCTGCTTCATTTTTTCCATGGGAAATAAACCCAAGCATCCAAATAACTCACTGAACCATGACGACAAAACTAGACTCTCCGCAAAATCCTTGACACCAACACTAGAATCAAGTAGTATTGAGTGAAATACTTCTAAGACTCCCAAGGCAATATCTTCTTCTTGCATGATGTTGATCACCTTTATAAACCATGGTAAAATTTGCAATTTACATATGTCAATTATAAAAATTTGCAGTCTCACTTCAGATGAGACTAGGATTTCTTCTTGCTTGCCAAAGGCATATGCTTCCTTGATTAGGTAAAGAAAATGCAAAATTTGATCAGCGTTTACATGGTTATCTCCAAAACAAATTGAAACGGCAGATCTTGATGCATCTTTAATTGATGCTGCAAAGCTTAAACTCCCACGAGAAGATGAACATTTCATAATGGTGACAAATATGGAGCATGACAAAGTGAATGTCTCTGAATGAATGCCAATCTCACCAGATGTACATTTCTTTAGCATTCCTGCCAAGATAGTACTTATTTCCTCAACATTGCAAGTTGATACAACTCCGGGACAGTGTAACAcacactttaaaatgagattcTGTAATTGGCACTGCACAGGGTGATAAGGAATTTCAGCTACGTAACGCAGAACAGGAACTAGTGCTGAGAATCCAATTGCCAGTCGATGTCTGAAGGCTTCCTCAGCATTTGATAATAAATAAAGAACCTGAATTGAAGAGATGACAATGGAATCTTCGCAACCTACAAAATCACCCAACCCCTAGATATGAACAATTAGTTTCATGAAATGTATCACTTTGTATGCaataaagttttaaaaaaatgatcaaTTGAGTAAAGATATTAAGCTCAGATCATACAAGTGTATTGGAG harbors:
- the LOC131011275 gene encoding protein PUTATIVE RECOMBINATION INITIATION DEFECT 1 isoform X2, whose translation is MYCSIATPPLQPALQTCTQGHRSVLILPTEEGGSICLLCLSDLLSNPKSPTIHVSYALSQLSQALDQPHFFRSLLTFHSHFLVSPLVAVLSNLDDEPIAKQSIDLIKILCDGSGNNCDGNQDLHREFVARVSDCLSSGSLAWSRRQLYMVHCFGVVLDNPDSNLYTCIKNKDALILNLVTGLQLSNDEIQGEIMFVLYRLSLLQYSHMDGCGADVLLSYCPKLFQVSLNILMKSQSDDVRLNCLAFLTVLVQRGFFQTACINHVEINSMHSFEAESLMQITKDVVNGPSLEILFAEAVKGPLLSSDTQVQIAALDLIYIYLSSEYVTLKECQALVEENIADYAFEILRLSGCEDSIVISSIQVLYLLSNAEEAFRHRLAIGFSALVPVLRYVAEIPYHPVQCQLQNLILKCVLHCPGVVSTCNVEEISTILAGMLKKCTSGEIGIHSETFTLSCSIFVTIMKCSSSRGSLSFAASIKDASRSAVSICFGDNHVNADQILHFLYLIKEAYAFGKQEEILVSSEVRLQIFIIDICKLQILPWFIKVINIMQEEDIALGVLEVFHSILLDSSVGVKDFAESLVLSSWFSELFGCLGLFPMEKMKQSVYVTFSSIVDVILGTDSGQPIRDAALHLPSDPTDLLFLLGQKSSHNPVLFCCQSAVLMILFADERLILSSLEQFILLNSGDFFCGASASVTVELLVNLYGFYRGFAKMCYQKPYSPEAERILFQLLEEKDWDSLSTKIHLTSLMWLFQQEKLCKFLYNQIFKFCRRNSSIDKNMVFDKDTKETVDLHVFAELIMSEGNFVALIFVCLLGDLVENSCQDYDIIPVLEACTQIIEMAPAASDQFCMHGIDGVLQNIYTFSSCSSPKIFVCTNQLVFIILKSVQSDSLSSNDTWVGITMKLINYLITAVEEDGWTEEGITILGILSLILHHSTKQALTEASKIIVLNVPLISTINSTIFEAYSKGHTLFDHDEGTKTGEVLIFVLLLLFFSMRSVRATLPDIIDLQILLAEGIVEPQSYLSIRCPDLCKIMHFGSAQVKMIASFCLLEMFMGLEDNAIRKPVDLKFREGYLLSISAVLEGLIFFGDIKVALNCSRCLSTLMAWEEHKIESLLPEKYRWCRLIVQELVMSLSAPTLTKSLMIHHKPASNVAVALLKHSRGSPWMTKVFDDSSIGNIIQNLSTTNLTIELVSLFRELLCSGHLNSTHIADLTRVFQACRNHAYMDEIEDGVTENQLEINVGANQDHIGRMRAFLIGLVSSRWHSDCERSQSRKKQLLEEIEMFSICLMEEEDAS
- the LOC131011275 gene encoding protein PUTATIVE RECOMBINATION INITIATION DEFECT 1 isoform X3, whose protein sequence is MYCSIATPPLQPALQTCTQGHRSVLILPTEEGGSICLLCLSDLLSNPKSPTIHVSYALSQLSQALDQPHFFRSLLTFHSHFLVSPLVAVLSNLDDEPIAKQSIDLIKILCDGSGNNCDGNQDLHREFVARVSDCLSSGSLAWSRRQLYMVHCFGVVLDNPDSNLYTCIKNKDALILNLVTGLQLSNDEIQGEIMFVLYRLSLLQYSHMDGCGADVLLSYCPKLFQVSLNILMKSQSDDVRLNCLAFLTVLVQRGFFQTACINHVEINSMHSFEAESLMQITKDVVNGPSLEILFAEAVKGPLLSSDTQVQIAALDLIYIYLSSEYVTLKECQALVEENIADYAFEILRLSGCEDSIVISSIQVLYLLSNAEEAFRHRLAIGFSALVPVLRYVAEIPYHPVQCQLQNLILKCVLHCPGVVSTCNVEEISTILAGMLKKCTSGEIGIHSETFTLSCSIFVTIMKCSSSRGSLSFAASIKDASRSAVSICFGDNHVNADQILHFLYLIKEAYAFGKQEEILVSSEVRLQIFIIDICKLQILPWFIKVINIMQEEDIALGVLEVFHSILLDSSVGVKDFAESLVLSSWFSELFGCLGLFPMEKMKQSVYVTFSSIVDVILGTDSGQPIRDAALHLPSDPTDLLFLLGQKSSHNPVLFCCQSAVLMILYVSSLYNDRFADERLILSSLEQFILLNSGDFFCGASASVTVELLVNLYGFYRGFAKMCYQKPYSPEAERILFQLLEEKDWDSLSTKIHLTSLMWLFQQEKLCKFLYNQIFKFCRRNSSIDKNMVFDKDTKETVDLHVFAELIMSEGNFVALIFVCLLGDLVENSCQDYDIIPVLEACTQIIEMAPAASDQFCMHGIDGVLQNIYTFSSCSSPKIFVCTNQLVFIILKSVQSDSLSSNDTWVGITMKLINYLITAVEEDGWTEEAYSKGHTLFDHDEGTKTGEVLIFVLLLLFFSMRSVRATLPDIIDLQILLAEGIVEPQSYLSIRCPDLCKIMHFGSAQVKMIASFCLLEMFMGLEDNAIRKPVDLKFREGYLLSISAVLEGLIFFGDIKVALNCSRCLSTLMAWEEHKIESLLPEKYRWCRLIVQELVMSLSAPTLTKSLMIHHKPASNVAVALLKHSRGSPWMTKVFDDSSIGNIIQNLSTTNLTIELVSLFRELLCSGHLNSTHIADLTRVFQACRNHAYMDEIEDGVTENQLEINVGANQDHIGRMRAFLIGLVSSRWHSDCERSQSRKKQLLEEIEMFSICLMEEEDAS
- the LOC131011275 gene encoding protein PUTATIVE RECOMBINATION INITIATION DEFECT 1 isoform X1, which encodes MYCSIATPPLQPALQTCTQGHRSVLILPTEEGGSICLLCLSDLLSNPKSPTIHVSYALSQLSQALDQPHFFRSLLTFHSHFLVSPLVAVLSNLDDEPIAKQSIDLIKILCDGSGNNCDGNQDLHREFVARVSDCLSSGSLAWSRRQLYMVHCFGVVLDNPDSNLYTCIKNKDALILNLVTGLQLSNDEIQGEIMFVLYRLSLLQYSHMDGCGADVLLSYCPKLFQVSLNILMKSQSDDVRLNCLAFLTVLVQRGFFQTACINHVEINSMHSFEAESLMQITKDVVNGPSLEILFAEAVKGPLLSSDTQVQIAALDLIYIYLSSEYVTLKECQALVEENIADYAFEILRLSGCEDSIVISSIQVLYLLSNAEEAFRHRLAIGFSALVPVLRYVAEIPYHPVQCQLQNLILKCVLHCPGVVSTCNVEEISTILAGMLKKCTSGEIGIHSETFTLSCSIFVTIMKCSSSRGSLSFAASIKDASRSAVSICFGDNHVNADQILHFLYLIKEAYAFGKQEEILVSSEVRLQIFIIDICKLQILPWFIKVINIMQEEDIALGVLEVFHSILLDSSVGVKDFAESLVLSSWFSELFGCLGLFPMEKMKQSVYVTFSSIVDVILGTDSGQPIRDAALHLPSDPTDLLFLLGQKSSHNPVLFCCQSAVLMILYVSSLYNDRFADERLILSSLEQFILLNSGDFFCGASASVTVELLVNLYGFYRGFAKMCYQKPYSPEAERILFQLLEEKDWDSLSTKIHLTSLMWLFQQEKLCKFLYNQIFKFCRRNSSIDKNMVFDKDTKETVDLHVFAELIMSEGNFVALIFVCLLGDLVENSCQDYDIIPVLEACTQIIEMAPAASDQFCMHGIDGVLQNIYTFSSCSSPKIFVCTNQLVFIILKSVQSDSLSSNDTWVGITMKLINYLITAVEEDGWTEEGITILGILSLILHHSTKQALTEASKIIVLNVPLISTINSTIFEAYSKGHTLFDHDEGTKTGEVLIFVLLLLFFSMRSVRATLPDIIDLQILLAEGIVEPQSYLSIRCPDLCKIMHFGSAQVKMIASFCLLEMFMGLEDNAIRKPVDLKFREGYLLSISAVLEGLIFFGDIKVALNCSRCLSTLMAWEEHKIESLLPEKYRWCRLIVQELVMSLSAPTLTKSLMIHHKPASNVAVALLKHSRGSPWMTKVFDDSSIGNIIQNLSTTNLTIELVSLFRELLCSGHLNSTHIADLTRVFQACRNHAYMDEIEDGVTENQLEINVGANQDHIGRMRAFLIGLVSSRWHSDCERSQSRKKQLLEEIEMFSICLMEEEDAS